The sequence below is a genomic window from Streptosporangium lutulentum.
GAGAGCGCCTCCCACTCGGCGGGCGCGTAGCCCACCCCGAAGTGCTCGGCGTCGACCCGCTCGAACCCGCGCTCCGACAGGAACCTGCGCCCGATGGCGGCGTCGGGGGCCGCCAGCTTCGAGACGTAGAACTCCGCCGCCGCCTTGTGGGCCTCGATCAGGCGGCTGCGCTCGCCCTGCTCCCGCCCGGGGACGTAACCGCCCTGCTCGTAGCGGAGCTGGATGCCCGCCCGGTTGGCCAGTTGCTCCACGGCCTCACCGAACGACAGGTGGTCCAGGCGCCTGACGAAGGTGATGACGTCGCCACCCTCGGCGCACCCGAAGCAGTACCAGTAACCCCGGGTGGGGGTGACGTTGAACGATGGGCTCTTCTCCTCATGGAAGGGGCACAGCCCCTTCAGGTTTCCTCCGCCCGCGTTACGGAGCTGGATGTGCTCACCCACGATGTCCGCGATCGGCGAGCGCTCCCGCACGAGCGCGATGTCCTCGTCACTGATCCGGCCTGCCACGCCGCGAGTCTAGTCCGGCGCCCCGACAGCTCGAAGCTCACGGCGGGCGCGGAGCGGGACGCGAACGTGGATCAGAAGGACATTCGAGAGGACGACTTTCCCGAAGCGGTCATAAGCGATCAGGAGGTCGGTTACAAAGGTAAAGGTGAATTCTCGATAATGTTACGCAGGTGGAGATCATGCGATCGGGGCACATAGCGCGATTGACCGTCGTGACCGGCGCGGTCCTCGTAACGGGGGCCTGCGCGTCACCAGGTGGAGTACCCGGCATCAGTACGCTGCCTCCGGTCCCCATGTCGGCGGAGGAGGCCATCCCGACGCCGACGGACCTGGTCACCGCGACGATTCCGGCGGCGACACCGACGGCGACGCCCGTTCCTCAGACGGCGGTGGACCGGCCCAAGGCCGACCCCCCGGTACGGGTGCCGCCTCCGAAGCTTTCCCAGTACACCTACGCCTTCCCGGTGAAGGGCTGCAAGGTGACCTACGAGAGCAGGTTGCTGGTCCTGCCCAAGACCACGATCTGGGCGGGCAAGGGATGTTCCTTCGTCTCCCCGGTGAGCGGCGTGGTCTACGAGACCAACGCCCAGAACCGGTGGACGCCCTCCACCGACCGCGGGCCGGATCGTGAGGGCCGGTTCGTCACGGTCGTCGGAGACGACGGCGTGCGCTACCTGGGCGGCCACCTGGACTCGATCACTCCGGGGATCAAGCCCGGCGTCCGGGTCGGCGCGGGTCAGGTCCTCGGGCAGGTCGGCAACTCCGGCAACGCCCGTTCCACCGCCAGCAACCTCTACTTCGCGATCTCCTGGAAGGCCGATTCCTCACTCTGGTGGGTACGGCGCGGCATGGTCGAGCCGTGGGACTACCTGGACGCCTGGCTGAAGGGCAACCCCACGCTGTCCCCCAGGGGCGAGATGCAGGCCGTGATGAACCGGACGGGAGCCGCGCCCAGGTGCGTGACCCTGTGCGCGTCCAAGCCCGTGCCCACCCGCAAGCCGACGAAGAGGCCGCCGAAGCCTGTGCCGCAGATCACCCTGGACCCCATCGGGCCGCCGCCCTGACCGTCTGGGAGCCGAAGGGGGCGTGCGGGGCCTCTCAGCGTCCTGAGAGGTCCCGGTGCCAGGTGACCGCCGAGGTGTCGGTGAGCGAGGCGATCTGGTCGATGACCACGCGGAGCCGTCCGGCGTCCGTGGTGGCCTTGGTGAAGAAGGGACGGAGCGCCGGCTCCAGGGTGCCCGGCGCGCCCAGCATGATCAGGTGGCCCAGGTCGCGGATGAGCTCGCGCTGCCTGGCCCGGTTGGCGTTGTGCGCGTCCCTGGTTATCACGTAGTGGACGGTGAGTCCCTTCAGCACCGCGCACTCCAGCCGGGTGGTCCTCGGCACGATCAGGTCGGCGCTGTGGCGGCCCACGGTGGGGCCGTACACCTCCTGGGTGGCGACCTGCGCGGACCTGCAGAGGTGGCCGATGAGCGCGCTGGTGAGGCCCTTGATCGCGGCGAGGTCCGCGAGGGAGGCGTCGAAGTGGCGGGGCCAGAGCGGCTGGGCGACCAGACGGCCGAAGATCTCCTCCAGCTCGCCCGGATCGGCGTCGGGGGCGTACCAGGCCCGGGTGGTCGCGCAGACCTCGCGGCGCTCGGCCGGGTCGCGCAGCATCTCCAGCACGACGTCCCCGGAGTGGAGCGCGTCCTCAAGGTCGTGCACCGAGTAGGCGACGTCGTCGGCCCAGTCCATGATCTGGGCCTCGAAGCTGACCCGCCCGGGGGGCGCGCCCTCCCTGATCCAGTCGAAGACCGCCATGTCGTCGTCGTAGACGCAGTATTTGGCGCTCGTCTCGCGGGTCCACGGATATTTGATCGCGGCGTCCAGCGAGGCCCGGGTGAGGTTGAGGCCGGCGCTGCGGCCGTCCTCGGTGACGACCTTGGCCTCCAGCCGGGTCAGCAGGCGCAGGCTCTGCGCGTTGCCCTCGAACCCGCCGCATCCGGCGGCGAGGTCGTTGAGCGCGGTCTCCCCGTTGTGACCGAACGGCGGGTGCCCGAGATCGTGGGCCAGGCAGGCGGTCTCCACCAGGTCGGGGTCCAGGCCGAGCGTCTCGCCCATCTCCCGGCCGATCTGCGCGCACTCCAGGGAGTGGGTCAGGCGGGTGCGCGGCATGTGCTGCCCGCTGCCGAGGGTCTCCCCCGGACCGACCACCTGGGTCTTGGCCGCGAGCCTGCGCAGTCCCGCGCTGTGCAGCACCCGCGCCCGATCTCGCTCGAACGGGCGTCTCTCAGGGTTGCCGGGCGGTTCCGGCACCCACCGGGCTTGGTCGTGTTCGTCGTAACCATGCATAAGTGCTGTGATTTTATCCGGGAAAGGGTCAGTCCACGCCGAACGGCGAGAAAACACCTGGTGACCAGGCGCGCCTCCACCTGGGATGAGACCGTCGCGACACCGCGAACCCACGGGATCGCGACGGTCCGCCGCTAGCGGGTGTCCGCGCCGGTACGGATCAGGGCCGCGCGCCCCGCCTCCAGCCGGGCGACCGGGATGCGGAACGGCGAGCAGGACACGTAGTCGAGGCCGGCCTGGTGACAGAAGTGGATCGAGTCGGGGTCGCCGCCGTGCTCGCCGCAGATGCCGAGCTTGAGGTCGGGACGGGTCTTGCGGCCCTCCTCCACGGCGAGCAGGACGAGCCTGCCGACGCCGTCGCGGTCCAGGGTCTCGAACGGGGAGACCCCGAAGACGCCCAGCTCCAGATACTTGGAGAAGAAGGCGGCCTCGACGTCGTCGCGGGAGAAGCCCCAGGTCATCTGGGTCAGGTCGTTGGTGCCGAAGGAGAAGAACTGGGCGGCCTCGGCGATCTGCCCGGCGGTCAGCGCCGCGCGCGGCACCTCGATCATCGTGCCGATCAGCGCCTCGACCCCGACCTCGGCGAGGATCTTCTGCGCCTCCTCCTTGACGTGCTCCAGCTCCTGGACCGCGCCGACGAGCGGGATCATGACCTCCGCGTGAGCGCCCGGTACGGCCTTGGCCGCCTCGGCGATCGCCCGGACCTGCATGGCGAACAGGCCGGGGATGACCAGGCCGAGCCGTACGCCGCGAAGGCCCAGCATGGGGTTCTGCTCGTGCAGTCGTTTGACCGCGGCGAGCAGCTTGCGGTCCTTCTCCTCCGCCCGGTCACCCGCGAGGGCGACCTTCACCGACAGCTCGGTGTAGTCGGGCAGGAACTCATGCAACGGCGGGTCGATCAGGCGGATCGTGACGGGCAGCCCGTCCATCTCCTGGAAGATCTCGGTGAAGTCCGCCTCCTGCAGCGGCTTCAGCGCGGCCAGCGCCCGCTCACGCTCCTCCGAGGAGGTGGCCAGGACCAGATCCTCGACCAGCCTGCGGCGGTCGCCGAGGAACATGTGCTCGGTACGGCAGAGCCCGATGCCCTGGGCCCCGAACCGGCGGGCCCGGGCGGAGTCCTCGGCGTTGTCCGCGTTCGCCCGCACCTCCAGCCGCCGGGACGCGTCGGCGTGGGACATGACGCGATGCACGGCCTGGACGAGTTCGTCCTCGTCGCCGACCTCGCCCGAGCCCTCGAAGTACTCCATGACCGGGGAGGCGACCACGGGCACCTCTCCGAGGTAGACGGCGCCGCTGGTGCCGTCGATGGAGATGACGTCTCCCTCGGAGACCACGATGCCGCCGGGCGCGGTGAACCTGCGCTCCGCGGCCGAGACCTCCAGCTCCTCGGCGCCGCACACGCAGGTCTTGCCCATGCCCCGGGCGACCACGGCCGCGTGCGAGGTCTTGCCGCCGCGGCTGGTCAGAACGCCCTGGGCGGCGATCATCCCGGCCAGGTCGTCGGGAGTGGTCTCGCGGCTGACCAGGACGACGGACTCGCCCCGGGCGGCGAGCTCGACGGCCCGCTCGGCGGAGAAGACGGCCTTGCCGACTGCCGCGCCCGGCGAGGCGTTCATCCCCTTGGTGATCACCGCGCTCTCCGCGTCCTTGGCGAACCGGGGGAACATGAGCTGGGCGAGCTGGGCGCCGGTGACCCTGCTCAGGGCCTCGTCGATGTCGATCATGCCCTGGTCCACCAGCTGCACGGCGATGCGGAACGCGGCGCCCGGGGTCCGCTTGCCCACGCGGGTCTGGAGCATCCAGAGCTTGCCGCGCTCGACGGTGAACTCGATGTCGCACAGGTCGCGGTAGTGGTTCTCCAGCTTGTCCATGATCTGCATGAGCTCGTCGTAGACGGGCTTGTCGATGCCCTCGAGGTCCTGCAGGGAGATGGTGTTGCGGATGCCCGCGACCACGTCCTCGCCCTGGGCGTTCTGCAGGTAGTCGCCGTACACGCCCTGGTGGCCGGTGCCGGGGTCCCGGGTGAAGGCCACGCCGGTTCCGGAGTCCATGCCCCAGTTGCCGAAGACCATCGAGCAGATGTTGACCGCGGTGCCCAGATCGGCCGGAATGCGCTCCTGGCGGCGGTAGACGACGGCGCGCGGGGCGTTCCAGGACTCGAAGACGGCCTTCGTCGCCATCCGCATCTGCAGGTACGGGTCGGCGGGGAAATTCTCGCCGGTCTGGTCGGCGACGATGCCCTTGTAGGTCGTCACCAGGCGCTGGAAGTCGGCCGCGTCCAGCTCCAGGTCGTCGCGCCCGCCCTTGAGCTCTTCAAGGGCCGCGTCGAACAGCTCGCCGTCGATGCCCTGGACCGTCTTGCCGAACATCTGGATGAGACGCCGGTAGGAGTCCCAGGCGAAGCGCTCGTTGCCGCCCGCCTGCTTCGCCAGGCCGTGCACCGACTCGTCGTTCAGCCCGATGTTGAGAACCGTGTCCATCATGCCCGGCATCGAGAACTTGGCCCCGGAGCGCACGCTCACCAGCAACGGGTCGTCGGCCTGGCCCAGGCGACGGCCCATCCGGCTCTCCAGCGCGTCCAGGTGCTCGGCGATCTCCTCCTCCAGGCCCTCCGGAAGGGTTTCCTCCTCCAGGAACCTGCGGCACGCCTCACTGGTGATCGTGAAGCCGGGGGGCACCGGCAATCCGAGATTGGTCATCTCCGCCAGGTTGGCGCCTTTACCGCCGAGCAGATCCTTAAGATCTTTGTTGCCCTCGGTGAAGTCGTAAACATACTTGGGCACGGCCGCTCCTTCTTCGACTTCAAACGGCGTTTGGTTCCGCCTCTCTTCGGACTCTACCGACGAAGGACGCGACGAAACGTCACTAACTAGACCAAAAGGCGTTTCCCCAGCTCATACCCCATGGAGCGGTCTACTCCAATTCACATCAGAACAAAATCAATCGCCATATCACCCGCCCCGAGAATTGGTATAAACCAATTGGTGTAAACCAATCTTCTCAGCATTCAAACACGTTCACGGGAGGTTCAGGCCCTGTGGTACAGGGCCGCCGTCGACCGCGCGATCATCCCGGCCGGCGGAGATTGTCTCCGCGTACGGATCGTGTTCTCCCCGCGCGGGAGGCCGGGTCGCGGCGACGAACGCGACGAGGGCCGGGGCCGGCATGGCCCGGTATGGCCACGGCATGGCCCCGGTGAGGTGCCGACACCTGCCGGTCACGGCGGAGGCGCGGCGAGGGCGGAGGGAGCCGAGGCGGTGGGGAGGGCGCAGCGGAGCGATCCGGCCCGCGGCCGCGTGTGCGGCACACCGGCCTGCGAAGGGGACACCACAGGACACCACAGGACACCACAGGCCGGCTACGGAACGCCGCAGGGACACCGCAGGCCGACCGCGGGGCGCCGCAAAGACACCGTAGGACCACCGCAGGGCGCCGTAGGACCACCGCAGGCCGACCGCGGAACGCCGCTTCAGCGAGGTTCGGCCTCGTGAAGGAGACGGGGTGGCAGGTAGGGGGAGGTGACCTGGATGTTCCAGCCCCGGCGGCGGGCATGACAGGCCAGGGCCAGGATGTCGAGGTTGATCGCGGCGTCGGGATCGTCCGCGCGGTCGGCGACCTCGTGGTGGTCGCGGTGGGCTGTGAGGGCGTCGAGGAGGGCCAGGTTGAAGCTCTCCTCGTCGCCCTCGACCAGTTGGGAGAACAGGACGGCCGGCGGGGGGAAGAAACCCCAGGTCCTGGCCTTTTCACAGTCGAGCAGGGCCCGGTCCGTGGCGGGCTCGGGGGCGGCGCCTCGCAGGTAGTCGTGGAGGGCCTGGCGATACGAGGCGAAAGCGGAGTTGTCTTTCCCGAGGACGATGGAGCCGGCGAGGACGAGCGGGGCCAGGTCCTCACGTGCGCCGGTGATCAGGGCGAGGTTCGTGGCGGTGTGCCAGAGACCGGGCCCGGCTTCATCCCCGTGGTACGCGGGGTAGGTGAGCGCCTGGCCGTTGATCGTCACGTCGACGTCGGTGCCGGGCTCGGCGAGGGTGGTGCGGAAGAGTGCTGCACCCAACTGGGAGGCGAGGCGCAGGTTCTCCACCTGCGGGTCCGTGACATCGGCGGACAGCGAGGCACGTCTTTGGAAGAGGATCTTCTGGTAGTTCACGGCGCTCGACAGTTTCCAGGCCTTCAGCGGCTCTCCGGCCACCGGCGTGAAGGCCTCCTCGGTGTACCGCTCCACCAGGACCAGGCTCTCCGGGTTCAGGACCTGGGGATTGCCTGGCCGCTCGAACACCACGGGCCCGGTGGCCAGTGCGGCGACCGCTTCCGGACGCCTGTTGCGGCCGTACTCCTGGACCCGCGGCCCCGCGGACTCGAATCCGGTCACCAGCGCGCGCGGGAGATAGCCGGTGTCGATCGGCGGCTGCCAGCCCTCGCGGCGGTAGGCGAGAGCGGCCAGGGCGAGCGGGAGGAGGGGAAGCAGGGTGCGGGGCGTGGCACCCGGGCCGGGGAGGGCGCTGTACGGAAGCAGCAGCGTGGCCAATCCGGTGCGAAAGGCCTCCGGATCGCCCGCGGTCAGGGCACGCAGGGCGTGGAGCGCGGTGCTCCGCGGGTGGTCGAGGAGGCTTTCGCCGATCTCGTCGTCCAGGGTGCGGATCCGGGCGAGCGCGGCGTCGAGCGCGGCGAGCTTCCGCTCCCTGGACGGCGGGTGGTCCGCGTCGTCGCCCGTAACCCCATTGACGTACGCCATCAGGCCGTTGACGAGCTCGACGGCGGGACGCCCGGCCCCGCCCTCCTGGGGCGGCTTGCGGGCGAAGTGGAAGGCCTCCCCGTGCCATTCGGCCTTGCCGGACAGGACCGCCAGGCAGAAGGCGTCAAGCCACTGGTCCGCCGTGACGGACTCCCGCGTGCCCTCGGACCCGGACTCGTAGCCCACCCCGAAGTTCACGTAGTTGAGGAAGACCTGGAAGTCGTTGTGCGGGTAGTACGCGGCGTACGCCACGGCACCCGCGGCGGCCTCGGCGGCGTCCTCGAGGACCGCCTTGGCCTCGGGGGTGTCAAGGTCGGGCGTCTCGACCGAGAGCGCGCCCAGATAGTCCAGGAACTCCTTCGAGATCAGCCACCACTCCCAGGTGGTCATCGGGCCGGCCTTCGACATGGAGCGGACCTGCGAACCGATCCTGTTGGTGAAGTCCTCGCGGGCCGCCGCGACCACGGCCTCGCCCACCCGGTGCCGCTCTATCCGCACTGTTCCGCTCCCCGCATCCCCGTTTGTGACCCCAGCCTAGTGATCTCTTGATCGCGGGCTTCCCGCCGACCGATCAGGACGGGGCGGCCCGTGACCGGACGGAGCACACATACAGGTACGGCTCCCGCCTGTGTGACGGGAGCCGTACCGGAAGACCGGATCGTGAGGATCAGTCGTTGAGGTGCTGGCGGAGATAGGACTCGACCTGGTCGAGGGCCACGCGCTCCTGGGCCATCGAGTCGCGCTCGCGGATGGTCACCGCGTGGTCCTCAAGGGTGTCGAAGTCGACGGTGATGCAGAACGGCGTGCCGATCTCGTCCTGGCGGCGGTAGCGGCGGCCGATCGCGCCCGCGTCGTCGAACTCGACGTTCCACCGGCGGCGGAGCTGGGCGGCCAGGTCCTTGGCCTTGGGCGACAGGTCGGCGTTGCGCGACAGCGGGAGCACCGCGACCTTGACCGGCGCGAGACGGTGGTCGAGGCGCATGACCGTGCGCTTCTCCATGACGCCCTTGGCGTTGGGCGCCTCGTCCTCGGTGTAGGCGTCCATCATGAAGGTGAGCGTGGCGCGGTCGACACCGGCCGCGGGCTCGATC
It includes:
- a CDS encoding M23 family metallopeptidase, producing MSAEEAIPTPTDLVTATIPAATPTATPVPQTAVDRPKADPPVRVPPPKLSQYTYAFPVKGCKVTYESRLLVLPKTTIWAGKGCSFVSPVSGVVYETNAQNRWTPSTDRGPDREGRFVTVVGDDGVRYLGGHLDSITPGIKPGVRVGAGQVLGQVGNSGNARSTASNLYFAISWKADSSLWWVRRGMVEPWDYLDAWLKGNPTLSPRGEMQAVMNRTGAAPRCVTLCASKPVPTRKPTKRPPKPVPQITLDPIGPPP
- a CDS encoding deoxyguanosinetriphosphate triphosphohydrolase, coding for MHGYDEHDQARWVPEPPGNPERRPFERDRARVLHSAGLRRLAAKTQVVGPGETLGSGQHMPRTRLTHSLECAQIGREMGETLGLDPDLVETACLAHDLGHPPFGHNGETALNDLAAGCGGFEGNAQSLRLLTRLEAKVVTEDGRSAGLNLTRASLDAAIKYPWTRETSAKYCVYDDDMAVFDWIREGAPPGRVSFEAQIMDWADDVAYSVHDLEDALHSGDVVLEMLRDPAERREVCATTRAWYAPDADPGELEEIFGRLVAQPLWPRHFDASLADLAAIKGLTSALIGHLCRSAQVATQEVYGPTVGRHSADLIVPRTTRLECAVLKGLTVHYVITRDAHNANRARQRELIRDLGHLIMLGAPGTLEPALRPFFTKATTDAGRLRVVIDQIASLTDTSAVTWHRDLSGR
- the ppdK gene encoding pyruvate, phosphate dikinase: MPKYVYDFTEGNKDLKDLLGGKGANLAEMTNLGLPVPPGFTITSEACRRFLEEETLPEGLEEEIAEHLDALESRMGRRLGQADDPLLVSVRSGAKFSMPGMMDTVLNIGLNDESVHGLAKQAGGNERFAWDSYRRLIQMFGKTVQGIDGELFDAALEELKGGRDDLELDAADFQRLVTTYKGIVADQTGENFPADPYLQMRMATKAVFESWNAPRAVVYRRQERIPADLGTAVNICSMVFGNWGMDSGTGVAFTRDPGTGHQGVYGDYLQNAQGEDVVAGIRNTISLQDLEGIDKPVYDELMQIMDKLENHYRDLCDIEFTVERGKLWMLQTRVGKRTPGAAFRIAVQLVDQGMIDIDEALSRVTGAQLAQLMFPRFAKDAESAVITKGMNASPGAAVGKAVFSAERAVELAARGESVVLVSRETTPDDLAGMIAAQGVLTSRGGKTSHAAVVARGMGKTCVCGAEELEVSAAERRFTAPGGIVVSEGDVISIDGTSGAVYLGEVPVVASPVMEYFEGSGEVGDEDELVQAVHRVMSHADASRRLEVRANADNAEDSARARRFGAQGIGLCRTEHMFLGDRRRLVEDLVLATSSEERERALAALKPLQEADFTEIFQEMDGLPVTIRLIDPPLHEFLPDYTELSVKVALAGDRAEEKDRKLLAAVKRLHEQNPMLGLRGVRLGLVIPGLFAMQVRAIAEAAKAVPGAHAEVMIPLVGAVQELEHVKEEAQKILAEVGVEALIGTMIEVPRAALTAGQIAEAAQFFSFGTNDLTQMTWGFSRDDVEAAFFSKYLELGVFGVSPFETLDRDGVGRLVLLAVEEGRKTRPDLKLGICGEHGGDPDSIHFCHQAGLDYVSCSPFRIPVARLEAGRAALIRTGADTR
- a CDS encoding immunity 49 family protein, which codes for MRIERHRVGEAVVAAAREDFTNRIGSQVRSMSKAGPMTTWEWWLISKEFLDYLGALSVETPDLDTPEAKAVLEDAAEAAAGAVAYAAYYPHNDFQVFLNYVNFGVGYESGSEGTRESVTADQWLDAFCLAVLSGKAEWHGEAFHFARKPPQEGGAGRPAVELVNGLMAYVNGVTGDDADHPPSRERKLAALDAALARIRTLDDEIGESLLDHPRSTALHALRALTAGDPEAFRTGLATLLLPYSALPGPGATPRTLLPLLPLALAALAYRREGWQPPIDTGYLPRALVTGFESAGPRVQEYGRNRRPEAVAALATGPVVFERPGNPQVLNPESLVLVERYTEEAFTPVAGEPLKAWKLSSAVNYQKILFQRRASLSADVTDPQVENLRLASQLGAALFRTTLAEPGTDVDVTINGQALTYPAYHGDEAGPGLWHTATNLALITGAREDLAPLVLAGSIVLGKDNSAFASYRQALHDYLRGAAPEPATDRALLDCEKARTWGFFPPPAVLFSQLVEGDEESFNLALLDALTAHRDHHEVADRADDPDAAINLDILALACHARRRGWNIQVTSPYLPPRLLHEAEPR